In Castanea sativa cultivar Marrone di Chiusa Pesio chromosome 6, ASM4071231v1, a single window of DNA contains:
- the LOC142639491 gene encoding F-box/kelch-repeat protein At3g23880-like: MRGTNLAGELLENILIRLPVKSIIRFKCVKKSWSCFFQNPNFIAKHHRYRCSITNPSFLITSRDDSSDDIDIISLLHPPHNDVDDTQVHIVDMNIRFDTNLISMRFLRSNICTCINGIICVGGSFSGGFDGFFLWNPAIRQYKVVAYPTLHYPPGLDDYSTDSNFAFGYDHNSNDYKVVRIVNYGRDYHIFVHVYTLSTDSWRQKINTDIDLSKITFLSSFDEKYLNGVYYWRCILEDTDKHGRVLNSVVILSFHMTSEVFRMLSLPEFRSVPRQIKTFAVFNECLAFIFYNKRTTMEANLEIWVMRESGVQESWTKQLVVGPLFGVRYPLGFAKNGELLLLLRDDDQTIALYNIDSQEIKNLQFRDFPNSFKTSEAIGYVESLVSFEGDNVVQY; the protein is encoded by the coding sequence ATGAGGGGTACCAATTTAGCGGGTGAATTGTTGGAAAACATTCTTATAAGGCTTCCAGTGAAATCTATCATACGTTTCAAGTGTGTAAAAAAGTCATGGTCCTGTTTTttccaaaaccctaattttattGCCAAACACCATCGCTACCGTTGTTCCATAACAAATCCAAGTTTTCTCATTACGAGTCGAGACGACTCCAGCGATGATATTGATATCATCTCCTTACTGCACCCTCCTCATAATGATGTTGATGATACGCAAGTACACATCGTGGACATGAACATTCGATTTGATACGAATCTCATCAGCATGAGATTCCTTCGATCCAATATTTGTACTTGCATTAACGGCATTATTTGCGTTGGTGGTTCCTTCAGTGGCGGCTTTGATGGCTTTTTCTTATGGAATCCAGCTATTCGTCAATATAAGGTCGTTGCTTATCCTACACTTCATTATCCTCCTGGCCTTGATGACTACAGCACTGATAGCAACTTTGCATTTGGTTATGATCACAATTCTAATGATTACAAGGTAGTTAGAATTGTCAATTATGGGAGAGACTACCACATTTTTGTTCATGTTTACACATTGAGCACTGATTCATGGAGGCAAAAAATCAACACAGATATTGATCtttcaaaaattacttttttaagtagttttgatgaaaaataCTTGAATGGAGTCTATTATTGGCGCTGTATCCTCGAGGACACAGACAAACACGGTCGGGTTTTAAATTCTGTAGtaattttatcttttcataTGACCAGTGAGGTATTTCGAATGCTAAGTTTGCCAGAGTTTCGCAGTGTTCCGCGTCAGATTAAGACTTTTGCTGTCTTCAATGAGTgccttgcttttattttttataataagagGACCACGATGGAGGCCAACCTTGAAATATGGGTGATGCGTGAATCTGGGGTTCAGGAATCTTGGACCAAACAACTTGTGGTAGGACCCCTATTTGGAGTTAGGTATCCACTTGGATTTGCCAAGAATGGAGagcttcttcttctgcttcGTGACGATGACCAGACAATAGCTTTGTATAACATTGATtctcaagaaataaaaaatctccAATTTAGAGATTTTCCAAACTCGTTCAAAACATCAGAAGCTATAGGTTATGTGGAGAGTCTAGTTTCATTCGAGGGTGATAATGTGGTTCAATATTAG